One genomic window of Fusarium keratoplasticum isolate Fu6.1 chromosome 3, whole genome shotgun sequence includes the following:
- a CDS encoding Magnesium transporter yields the protein MSTLRPVPSRSLLRFLRYQSKRAFATHGPEAIAGPVLCRRARSSNLATRRQSRTLTTTCERRTATLEASFLNLEPILRRLKSQDQQQLTSTRCNFSTSRNVGWFKWGRSSTGATPKWHERLWGITGRKCEKSLKPDDLPSHDEYSDSSSIFNSRRTMAAKAASEPRLRCTEVDENGNVILVDGEFKKTELIAKYGLLPRDLRKIDSSNLPHILIRPSAILLNLLHLKVLIKHDRVLLFDVYGSKTSYPQSAFMYDLQGKLQQKNTQGSGSLPYEFRALEAVLTSVTSELEADFEAVREPVMHILSELEDDIDRQKLRVLLILSKRVSTFEQKVKLVRDAIEDLLEADDDLAAMYLTEKAHDLYRGMDDHTEVEMLLESYHKLTDEIVQEAGSLVSGIRNTEDIVRAILDANRNALMLLEIKFSVGTLGLAMGTFLAGLYGMNLENFIEETHWGFGSVTGISVIFSLIVCWYGLTKLRRVQRIKMMDDERPRIPRGQVYFPDDRTALGLLDNRNREMLRRINMQKATAAKKRWF from the exons ATGTCAACTCTGCGCCCGGTCCCCTCTCGAAGCCTGCTGCGATTCCTACGGTACCAGTCCAAGAGGGCCTTTGCAACTCATGGCCCAGAAGCGATAGCCGGCCCGGTCCTGTGTCGCCGGGCTCGATCCTCGAATCTTGCGACACGGAGGCAGTCTAGGACGCTCACGACGACATGCGAGCGCCGTACTGCAACATTGGAAGCCTCattcctcaacctcgagccgATCCTGCGGAGGctcaagagccaagaccagCAGCAGTTGACGTCAACGAGATGCAACTTTAGTACCTCACGCAATGTTGGCTGGTTCAAATGGGGTCGGTCCTCGACGGGTGCTACACCAAAGTGGCATGAGCGATTATGGGGGATCACAGGCCGAAAGTGTGAAAAATCCCTAAAGCCCGATGATCTTcccagccatgatgaatacAGCGACAGTTCGTCGATATTCAACAGCCGTCGAACCATGGCCGCCAAGGCGGCGTCCGAGCCGCGACTGCGCTGCACAGAAGTGGACGAGAATGGCAACGTGATCCTGGTGGATGGCGAGTTCAAGAAGACGGagctcatcgccaag TATGGTCTGCTGCCCCGAGACTTGCGAAAGATCGACTCGTCGAATCTGCCTCATATCCTCATCCGTCCGTCGGCCATCCTGCTCAACCTTCTGCACCTGAAGGTCCTCATCAAGCATGATCGTGTGCTTCTCTTCGATGTCTACGGCTCGAAAACCTCATACCCCCAATCGGCCTTCATGTACGACCTGCAAGGCAAATTACAGCAGAAGAACACACAAGGATCGGGCTCGCTGCCCTACGAGTTCCGGGCGCTGGAAGCCGTCTTGACCTCGGTGACGTcagagctcgaggccgactttgaggcGGTGCGCGAGCCGGTCATGCACATTCTTagcgagctcgaggacgaTATCGACCGGCAGAAGCTGCGTGTGCTTCTCATTCTGTCCAAGAGAGTGAGCACCTTTGAGCAAAAGGTTAAGCTGGTCCGAGATGCCATCGAGGATCTCCTCGAGGCGGATGACGACCTTGCGGCCATGTACTTGACTGAAAAGGCGCACGATCTCTACAGGGGAATGGATGATCACACCGAGGTTGAAATGCTGCTTGAGTCGTATCACAAGTTGACGGACGAAATCGTCCAAGAGGCAGGAAGCCTCGTTTCGGGCATTCGAAACACGGAAGACAT CGTTCGTGCCATTCTGGATGCTAACCGAAACGCCCTCATGCTGCTCGAGATCAAGTTCAGCGTTGGTACCTTGGGTCTTGCCATGGGAACCTTCCTCGCTGGTCTCTACGGCATGAACCTGGAGAACTTTATCGAAGAGACACACTGGGGTTTCGGAAGCGTCACTGGAATCTCGGTCATCTTCTCACTCATCGTGTGCTGGTACGGCCTGACCAAGCTGCGCCGTGTACAGCGtatcaagatgatggatgacgaACGACCACGGATCCCTCGCGGCCAGGTTTACTTCCCCGATGACCGGACTGCGCTGGGACTTCTCGATAACAGAAACCGCGAGATGTTGCGGCGGATCAACATGCAAAAGGCCACGGCGGCAAAGAAGCGGTGGTTTTAA
- a CDS encoding hypothetical protein (Expressed protein), whose product MGGIMSCIRSVFQTIGDAIMAVISGIGNIIHALISAVVRFCGIIVSFLTCGYCGSRSGRARRRTGRHMRTTRV is encoded by the exons ATGGGTGGCATCATGTCTTGT ATCCGCTCCGTCTTCCAGACCATCGGcgacgccatcatggccgtcatCAGCGGCATCGGCAACATCATCCACGCCCTCATCAGCGCCGTCGTCCGCTTCTGCGGCATCATTGTCAGCTTCCTGACCTGCGGTTACTGCGGCAGCCGCTCCGGACGAGCCCGTCGACGCACCGGTAGACACATGCGGACGACGAGGGTCTAG
- a CDS encoding ERCC4 domain-containing protein produces the protein MTWCPRDCGVNNPPATDPKLTIPKEYQQNLFQELRAEDELVVLARGLGLMRLINNLLHSYDAAGNNLIVIVGAEDRENGWIGEALAEHAAISMSPKARGLTVVNTDLQSVGAREKMYAGGGIFSITSRILVVDLLTSLLNPESITGLVLLHADRVVATSLEAFILRVYRQKNKVGFLKAFSDNPDPFTTGFSPLATMMRNLFLRKASLWPRFHVTVAQSLEGKKKAEVIELEVPMTDSMREIQNAIMECVEVSIHELKKGNSGLEMDDWNLDSALLKNFDVMVRRQLDPNWHRVSWKTKQIVNDLTVLRTMLNSILTYDAVSFLQHLDTIHAAHSPPPGSTRQTQSPWLFLDAAQTIFDTARRRVYSATAKDAARESNIDSLRPVLEELPKWSLLAEVLEEIDRDLYFEPPVKDDSNGSILIMCSNTDTCRQLRDFLQTMHVKPKTEKKPDEDEEDADKPSAAFMMRRRLRNYLRWKRQFAQVSATLFAENQKALNGATDSRPGMGGHRGGKAPANKRRRVRGGGNVGASMGRAENGSIMQYIEKPGEVADLMAEVQLTEEEAQQKEEIIADPLDNMEDYFQLYDMQDLIVAHAYDGDQDEHVLEEVKPRYIIMYEPDAAFIRRVEVYRSSHNDRNVRVYFMYYGGSVEEQKYLSSVRREKDAFTKLIKERASMSLVMTVDPAEDPEEAFLRTVNTRIAGGGRLAATAEPPRVVVDVREFRSSLPSLLHGRSMIIVPCMLTVGDYILSPNICVERKSISDLISSFKDGRLYTQAETMFQHYKSPMLLIEFDQNKSFTLEPFADLSGSLNSVAPTNMSSDLQSKLVLLTLAFPKLRIIWSSSPYQTAEIFELLKTQEEEPDPIAAVRAGLDKDARAEDQAFNQEPQDMLAIVPGVTPKNIKSLVLETESIREVANMTEKELEPLVGKTAGRQIHGFFNRNVMEEDD, from the exons ATGACGTGGTGCCCTCGAGATTGTGGTGTGAACAAT CCACCCGCCACCGACCCCAAGCTGACCATCCCCAAGGAGTACCAGCAGAACCTGTTCCAGGAGCTCCGAGCCGAAGATGAGCTCGTCGTTCTCGCCCGCGGCCTCGGGCTGATGCGCCTCATTaacaacctcctccactcGTACGATGCGGCCGGAAACAACTTGATAGTCATTGTCGGGGCCGAAGATCGAGAGAATGGCTGGATTGGAGAGGCATTGGCTGAGCATGCCGCCATAAGCATGTCCCCCAAGGCGCGCGGCTTGACCGTGGTCAACACCGACCTCCAGAGCGTTGGCGCAAGAGAAAAGATGTATGCTGGCGGTGGTATATTCAGTATCACGTCGCGCATTCTAGTAGTCGATCTCTTGACGAGCTTGCTGAACCCCGAATCTATCACTGGCCTCGTCCTACTTCACGCCGATCGCGTTGTCGCAACCTCTCTCGAAGCCTTCATTCTCAGAGTCTACCGGcagaagaacaaggtcggCTTCCTCAAGGCCTTTTCCGACAATCCCGATCCTTTCACCACGGGCTTTTCGCCTCTGGCTACCATGATGAGGAATCTTTTCCTTCGAAAAGCCTCGCTCTGGCCCAGGTTTCACGTCACGGTTGCGCAGTCTCtggagggaaagaagaaggccgaggtcATCGAGCTTGAGGTCCCCATGACGGATTCAATGAGGGAGATCCAAAACGCCATCATGGAGTGCGTCGAAGTCAGCATTCACGAGCTTAAGAAGGGTAACAGTGGCCTGGAAATGGACGACTGGAACCTCGACAGTGCTCTTCTCAAGAACTTTGATGTCATGGTTCGACGACAGTTGGATCCCAATTGGCATCGTGTCAGCTGGAAGACTAAGCAGATCGTCAACGATTTGACGGTGCTCAGAACCATGCTCAACTCCATCCTGACTTATGACGCCGTCTCGTTTCTTCAGCATCTGGATACGATCCACGCTGCGCACTCTCCTCCCCCGGGGTCCACTCGGCAGACACAGTCACCTTGGCTGTTTCTTGACGCTGCACAAACTATCTTTGACACGGCAAGACGACGTGTCTATTCAGCCACAGCAAAAGATGCCGCCCGAGAATCCAATATTGATTCCCTTCGGCCAGTCCTTGAAGAGCTTCCCAAGTGGTCGCTCTTGGCCGAAGTCTTGGAGGAGATCGATCGCGATCTGTATTTCGAACCTCCCGTCAAGGACGATTCCAACGGCAGCATTCTTATCATGTGCTCCAACACAGACACCTGCAGGCAACTACGAGACTTTCTACAGACAATGCAtgtcaagcccaagacggagaagaagccagatgaggatgaagaagacgcaGATAAGCCATCTGCCGCGTTCATGATGCGAAGGCGACTGCGAAACTATCTTAGGTGGAAGAGGCAGTTTGCCCAAGTCAGCGCTACTCTATTTGCTGAGAATCAAAAGGCTCTAAATGGTGCTACCGACTCTCGTCCGGGTATGGGCGGTCACAGGGGCGGGAAAGCACCGGCGAACAAGAGAAGACGGGTGCGCGGTGGAGGCAATGTCGGCGCCTCGATGGGTCGGGCAGAGAATGGCAGTATCATGCAGTACATTGAGAAGCCAGGAGAAGTCGCTGATCTCATGGCCGAGGTCCAGCTaacagaagaggaggcacAGCAAAAGGAGGAGATTATCGCGGACCCTCTCGACAACATGGAAGATTACTTTCAGCTGTACGACATGCAAGATCTTATTGTCGCCCACGCCTATGACGGAGACCAGGACGAACACGTCCTCGAGGAAGTCAAACCACGGTACATCATCATGTACGAGCCAGATGCAGCATTTATCCGACGAGTCGAGGTATACCGGTCGTCACACAATGACCGGAACGTCAGAGTTTACTTCATGTACTACGGTGGCTCAGTCGAGGAACAGAAATACCTTTCGTCAGTCCGCCGGGAAAAGGATGCCTTCACCAAactcatcaaggagagagCGAGCATGTCACTAGTCATGACAGTTGATCCCGCTGAAGATCCTGAGGAGGCATTCTTGCGAACTGTCAACACAAGAATCGCCGGCGGTGGCAGGCTAGCAGCAACGGCTGAGCCACCACGAGTGGTTGTGGATGTGCGAGAGTTCCGCTCCTCTTTGCCATCGCTGCTTCACGGACGATCCATGATCATTGTTCCATGTATGCTCACAGTGGGCGACTACATCCTCTCTCCCAACATCTGCGTGGAGCGCAAGTCCATCAGCGACTTGATCTCGTCATTCAAGGACGGTCGACTATACACACAGGCTGAGACCATGTTCCAGCATTACAAGAGCCCAATGCTCCTGATCGAATTTGATCAGAACAAGTCCTTTACGCTGGAGCCGTTTGCCGACCTCTCAGGCAGCCTGAACAGTGTTGCTCCAACCAACATGTCTTCAGACCTCCAGTCCAAGCTAGTTCTGCTTACACTAGCTTTCCCCAAGCTCCGCATCATCTGGTCTTCGTCTCCCTATCAGACAGCCGAGATCTTCGAGTTGCTCAAGAcgcaggaggaagagccagatCCGATCGCGGCGGTCAGGGCCGGTCTGGACAAGGACGCACGTGCCGAGGATCAAGCCTTTAACCAGGAACCACAGGATATGCTCGCCATTGTGCCTGGTGTCACGCCTAAGAACATCAAGAGCTTGGTGCTCGAGACGGAGAGCATTCGTGAGGTGGCCAACATGACAGAGAAGGAGCTAGAACCTTTGGTGGGCAAGACGGCTGGACGACAGATTCACGGCTTCTTTAACCGGAATGTcatggaagaggatgacTAG
- a CDS encoding Eukaryotic translation initiation factor 1A, Y-chromosomal — protein MPKNKGKGGKNRRRGTKENDDQRRELTFKEDGQEYAQVVKMLGNGRLEALCFDGSKRLANIRGKMRKKVWINQGDIILLSLRDFQDNKGDVILKYTADEARTLKSYGELPENAKINETDSFGQGEDGEAYFEFGDADSEEESDAGPGGKKEVDIDDI, from the exons ATGCCTAAGAACAAGGGAAAG GGCGGCAAGAACCGCAGACGTGGTACCAAGGAGAACGATGACCAGCGCCGAGAGCTCACCTTCAAGGAGGATGGCCAGGAGTACGCCCAGGTCGTGAAGATGCTCGGCAACGGTCGTCTCGAGGCCCTGTGCTTTGACGGCAGCAAGCGTCTCGCCAAC ATCCGCGGCAAGATGCGCAAGAAGGTCTGGATCAACCAGGGCGACAttatcctcctctccctccgcGACTTCCAGGACAACAAGGGCGACGTCATCCTCAAGTACACTGCCGATGAGGCCCGAACCCTCAAGTCCTACGGCGAGCTCCCCGAGAACGCAAAGATCAACGAGACCGACTCGTTCGGCcagggcgaggacggcgaggccTACTTCGAGTTCGGTGACGCCGactcggaggaggagtcgGACGCCGGCCCCGGTGGCAAGAAGGAGGTCGACATCGACGACATTTAA